The sequence below is a genomic window from Lolium perenne isolate Kyuss_39 chromosome 4, Kyuss_2.0, whole genome shotgun sequence.
GAGCCAAAGAAGGGCGGCGGCGAGAGCGAGTCCGCCGAGCCCGCGAAGGAAAAGGCCACCGAGCCGGCCAAGGAAGCCGCCGCGGCTCCCGCGAAGGAGGCCAGCAATGGCGAGAGCGAGGCCAAGGAGAAGAAGCAGAGCAAGCCCAAGGAGGTCGCCGCCGCCACGACCGACAGGTCCCTGCCTCCTCGGCACGCGCACCAGGAGTACAGCCCCTACTACGCTCCGCAGCCGGTGATGAGCTACCACATGGCGCAGCCGAAAGCGAGCGTCTCCTACTACGCGCCGCAGCCGGAGCAGGGGTACTCCATGCAGCAGCAACCACCGCAGCCGCAGCACGGGTACTCCTCGTCGATGAACATGATGCCACCGCCGCAGGAGGCGTACTCGCAGCAGGGGCAGCCAATGCAGCAGTGGTCGCCGTCGTACCTGTACATGCCGTACCCGCACGCGTCGCCCGAGTCCTACTACCAGGACTACTACAGCCCGCCGGGGACGcacgcgccggcgccggcgcccccGCTGCCGCTCCAGGACTCGTACCGCCTCTTCGACGACGAGAACCCAAACTCCTGCAGCGTCATGTGATGTGATCGAAACGGCCGGCCGCCGGCGGGGAAGTAGCTGAGGAGGCGTGAGGCGCGCGGCTTCGCGGTAACAGATCGGGACCTCTCTGGTTGTAGGTAGAGTAGCTTGTTACTCTCTTCGATCGCACGGGAGGTCAAAGCTCTCCCTGACCAATCctttttttccttcttctttaatttctttttatcatTATTAGTAGTATATTACTGTTCTATAAATGGAGCATGTAATAATTTTAATGAGAATATGAGATACGCCTTTACCTGTAGCTTCAATGAGATCTTCCCTGGTAGACAAAGAATCTTCTCTAGAGAAATTAAGAAAGGTCGTCGTACCCTAATCATATCATAGAGGATATCCCTCTTGATTCTTCAACGCTAAGTTCACAAACCACAACACAGGAATTACGCGCGAAACAAGCCATTCCCGCTAGAACCCCATCGAAATTTCCGCGTTCCAACGAAAGGAAAAGCTAATCTGGCGCTAAGCGTCAACTCTTAGGTGCTAAGCCATGACATtacggactgagatccagtgccTTGACACACGCAAGGCACCGATGAATAGTGATGTGCCTTGACCATTAAGCCGTTGGATCAAAGATGGACAACCCAGATGCAAGACTGCATCGCTTGTACTGTAGCACATACTGTAGCATCAGTACTGTAGACGAACCACTGTATCATGTGTCCTGTAGATAGGTTCTGTAGCTGTGAACTATTCATGCTCATCCAACCTCAAGTTCTGCATCCAACGTTTACAAAAGGGTGTCAAGGCATATTACTGTTCATCTGTGCCTTGAGTGTGTCAAGGCACTGGATCTCAGTCCTGACATTACATGGGACCTCACCGAAGCCAGTAGTCCATAGATTTACTCTCTAGATAACTCTCAGCTGGTTGGCTCCTGGCCATAATGTAATCGatataaggcctaatcatgcatgcTTCTTTCTAGCCAGTGATGATGTTAGCACGATAATGGTTTCAATAATTTAGTGTGACAGATAGCTCAGCAAACTGAACTTTTAGCTGGAGCTTTGGGGGTGATGCCAAGCTGGCCGGTTTGTCTCAAGGCTTTTTAAATACATTTGTCTTCGAAAAGAAGGGCTTTTGAATATGAGCCGGGGGCTGTCCTCGTCCACATGTTAATGATTTGCCCTTGGTTGCTCAGCCCAGGCTACGTGATTTTTTTACGATTTACATAGTACCTCCCTTTCAGTGAACAAGGTTTATAgtcggagtggtgttttggaatatGGGAGCATACACTCTCTTCATTTTAAAATACATATTGCgtatattttaaaattttaaaaaattagaaataaaaaaatttgtacgtacatcttcacgtgctacacacTCACAAAGTCATTTCATGAAAAAATCAACTTATCAtgatgtgtgtaaaaaagacaaaattcaatgatgagaaTAAGGCagttcacaagataaattttctgttttttacatagaccacaaaaaaattatgaaacttggcaaactcacatatattatggagatgtacatgtagaattttttgtaagattttttcgatactttcaaatataattttttggtagACATAACATATACACCTAGGAGCTGAATTGAACTTCTGATTTATATTGTATTTTTAAAAAAGCTAAACAACATAGAGTTTGATTAAGTTTTTAAAAATCATTATCGAGAGGAGATTTGGTGCACCAGAGCATCAGTGCTCCTagtttttaaaattaaaattgtaTATTTTCTATTTCAAAAAATCATAAATCATGAATACATATACATGTCATGAACATTGGTGTGAAAGTTTTCTTAGAGATTGCACTATGTTTTGAGCTATAGAAAAAAATAAAATTTTGTGAATGTATATAGGTATAGAAAATCTGAGTTTTTTCTGAGAAATTTGTTTTTTCTGTATAGCTTAAAATTTGGCATATTTTGCCCCGTAATTTCTTCGTGCCTTTGGAAAGTATATATGTAAGCACATATTTAATTTTAGATTTTTTGGAGTCTCACCGACTTTATTTATATAAAATGGAGAGCACCAATGTTCATGTGTTAAAAGCACTTTTCGATCATTATCGTACAAAATATAAAATCAATAACATCACCTACATGATGAACAATAGTTTCAAATAATCCTATAGAATATCATATGTCCTAATATGTTTTTTTTCTAAAAGTTTGATTGAAGTTTCTTTTGCTTGACTTCAGAAAAATATAAACCTTATTTATTAAAAGCAGAGGGAGTTTGACAATATTATGATCACCAAGCTAGCTAACCTGATTTATTTATTTTCGTATTATTAAAATAAGCTGGCCCGATTTCAATATTGTGGGTTGATGAGCATAATGGAGGAGTGGTGCTCAAATAAGTAGGCAGGGCATGGAAGGTAGTGGGGCTCAGACTGTACCAGATACCAGTAGTATATTCTAGTATGTCAGCAGAAGATGCTAATAAAATAGTCTATCATAAACTGATGCTTTTGGGTACTTGTTAATTGTCCATTGGGGATTAGGACAATGGCAGGGTTGGATGGATGGAGCCATGGAGGTAGGGCAGGTCTCCACCGGGAGGGGTCGATGTGCTTTGGTACGTGGATCAGATCAGGTCAGGCTAGGGCCAGGCCGGGCATGTGTTAGTTGGTTTGCTCGTGTCAATGACTCAGAAAGCCAGCGTGCcgacttggccgcccttggctccTGCATGTTGGCCATGTGTAAACTCGtgtgttttctttctttttcttcaagaagaagaagacaacaACTCCGCTACCACACTATTCAATTCAGTTCAAGTGAATTCAACACCGGACAGTGGGGGTTGTTCGTTCTGAGTAACTAGCCTCTTGTTGTAGCTAGGAGATTAAATCGTCGTTCCTCTTTCGAGTATGCATGCATGGGTTAACAAGTCAAATATATTCTTGGTTGTCTTGAAAATTCTTGGTTTGGTTGGTTGTGTACTTAATTTCTCTGTGCACGCGATGAGGGTGCTACTGCTGAAGAATAGGTCATATGTACCTGAAAACTGCTTTCCCTTTCTGCACCACTGACGCGGCACATGGCATGCCAAGCGCCCAACAGCGAAAGCTTCCCCAAATTTCGCTACTAGCTCTGATTGAGGTTTTTTCTTTTCTGAACGAAGAAAACCAAAATGCGGCAATGTGGTGCGCGCGCGAAATGTCAGTGGCATCCATCAGGATGATGCTCGCCGCGCCATCTAATGGCGCCAAGAGCGGGAACTATAGCTGCGTGAATAATGCCCAGACAGCGGTTCAGGCAGCGAAAGATCAGCCGTCCGTCGCCAAAGCTTGAGGCAATGAGGCTCGTTGCCATCTCGATTCCGGGACGCAGCCAAGTGCAAATCCTAGCGCTGGTCCACCGTATCCGTCCCATTTTTGTTGCACATCACTGCCTGGCCACCAGCAGCGACAGTGTTCCTCCGGCTGTCACTGCCGCTGAGCGTGAGCCTAATTCTGGGTGCAGAGGGAGGAAGTGGGCGCGGGACAAGGATATGACATTGGTTGGCGCAATTGCCCGCCACCACCGATGTTGGATGGTGTTATCTCTCCGAAGTTTTACACAGTGGCTCTGAATATCTCGGCTCTTCCAGGTTTTTCACGAGCCTACTCGATCTCAAGGTCGTAGCCATGGAGGCGTGGAGGACAACCGGGTGTGGGCAGCACAGCAAAACTTGGATTTGGTGCCTATGGTACGTGTCACCGCGTCAGATTCCTCGGGAGGACGAACAGGGCCGCCCATGCCCATGTGGTACGGGGCCCAAGCGCAAATGGGCCCGGCACCGGCAAGGCGCAAGCTCAGGTCAAATCCGCTCCCCAAGAAAGCTCGAAAAGAGGAGGATGAGCCGCTACTGTAGTGGCAAAGAAGATCTTTGGAAGCAATGGCGTTCCCTTTCTCCCTTTCTCCATGGCTCGCATGATGGCAACCACCACCACATGCTCCGCCCTTTCGAGTCATGGCTTGCGTGCGCCTCTCATGCATCCGCCAAGCATCTGCAGGATTCTGGTTGCCATGATTAGAGGAGCTCCATCAAGATTCTAGCTAGGGTACAACAGCAGCCGCGTAATCATAGTAGCAGGGGATTAGCGGTTTGGCACCGTCTAACGACCTAGCTAGACTCCCGCCATGGCTGTTAGCTGGCGCGCGCCTTTTTCCGGAGATCCGTGGCCGTCCAATCCAACCACCGGAAATGGCCAGTTTGGAGTAACGAATCTCCAGATCTCCCTAGCTGCCTGCGTTTCTCGGTGAAAGCAAACATAGGGCGTTTGGATCTTCTTGCAACCACAAATGATGTTCACGTGATAATACCTTACTTGCCTGGAGCAATTAGCAAACGGAGCAATCTCATCACACCTTTCATGATTTTCTTGTCACCCAG
It includes:
- the LOC127331613 gene encoding uncharacterized protein, with the translated sequence MASGQQALQTFVLRVSIHCHGCKKKVRKVLKAIEGVNEVKVDAQQHKVTVTGTVDAQTLIQRLQKSGKQALHWQNLHASPTKDPEPAPAATKAPAPAPAAQDGGKNDAPAEKKAEEPVKEPQAESAEKKPEQEAAVSEKKIEAEDKKTESEKTAEKEEAKPSDEPKKGGGESESAEPAKEKATEPAKEAAAAPAKEASNGESEAKEKKQSKPKEVAAATTDRSLPPRHAHQEYSPYYAPQPVMSYHMAQPKASVSYYAPQPEQGYSMQQQPPQPQHGYSSSMNMMPPPQEAYSQQGQPMQQWSPSYLYMPYPHASPESYYQDYYSPPGTHAPAPAPPLPLQDSYRLFDDENPNSCSVM